In one window of Cellulophaga sp. HaHa_2_95 DNA:
- a CDS encoding arsenate reductase family protein has protein sequence MEDMGVISTNKNKITLFYNSENSIGKQCYGYVQASDKEVLGIDISKTNITGTQWAELAEKLEIPVKQLIDTEHADFVKLYGDKAIDMEAHDWIKILDKNPKLVQFPVLVFGENYYQLTSGTDFKKYLEANSAGIEKK, from the coding sequence ATGGAAGATATGGGAGTCATTTCAACAAACAAAAATAAAATCACGCTATTTTACAATTCAGAAAATAGCATAGGAAAGCAATGTTATGGCTATGTACAAGCTTCTGATAAAGAAGTCTTAGGAATAGATATTTCCAAAACAAATATTACAGGAACGCAGTGGGCAGAGCTGGCCGAGAAATTAGAAATTCCTGTTAAGCAACTCATAGATACTGAGCACGCAGATTTTGTAAAGTTATATGGTGATAAAGCTATTGATATGGAAGCTCATGACTGGATTAAAATTTTAGATAAGAATCCAAAATTGGTGCAATTTCCTGTATTGGTATTTGGAGAGAACTACTATCAGCTTACCTCTGGCACTGATTTTAAAAAGTATCTTGAAGCGAACAGCGCGGGAATAGAAAAAAAATAA
- the cls gene encoding cardiolipin synthase: protein MIKTILLIGYLILTLWAFGSIVLHGSRPTKSLSWLLTIIAIPFGGPILYYLFGVNRRKFRFFRLRQTERRRLYDETYKSLSTTEDDIHVHENKYEKLSNLNKKNTFFPSYKGNNVNILNDGEETFDAIFEAIKNAKSFVHLQYYIFEEGELTERFYELFKAKIKEGVEVRLIYDSVGSFSFRGKTIKRFKDIGVQAYPMMPLRFGSLLFTLNYRNHRKILIIDGCLGFTGGVNISDKYIKKSSPLGIWKDLHVRLEGPVVNSLHRIFIKDYHFASSKEMLIHEKYLPNLKPIGESTVQIVASGPDSRQPAVMQQYISMINSATTSVYIANPYFIPGTTVLQAIKIAALSGIQVSLLIPNKSDSLMAKYSMFSRFEELLAIGVNIYLREDFSHSKVILIDNEVASVGSGNFDYRSFEHNFEANAVIYDKKITETICKEFTEYCEINKSLDYETFKNRPLYQRFIEGIAKFFSPLL, encoded by the coding sequence ATGATCAAAACAATACTTTTAATTGGTTACCTTATATTGACATTGTGGGCATTTGGAAGCATTGTTCTTCACGGTTCTAGGCCTACTAAATCGTTAAGTTGGTTATTAACTATTATAGCCATTCCTTTTGGTGGCCCTATACTATACTATCTCTTTGGGGTCAATAGACGAAAATTTCGTTTTTTTAGACTTAGACAAACAGAGAGGAGGCGCTTGTATGATGAGACCTATAAAAGCCTATCAACCACAGAAGACGACATTCATGTTCATGAAAACAAATACGAAAAGCTATCTAATTTAAATAAGAAAAACACATTTTTTCCTTCTTATAAAGGCAATAATGTCAACATTCTTAATGATGGAGAAGAAACTTTTGACGCCATTTTTGAGGCCATTAAAAATGCAAAATCTTTTGTACACCTACAGTATTATATTTTTGAAGAAGGCGAATTAACAGAACGGTTTTATGAATTGTTTAAAGCAAAAATTAAAGAAGGGGTCGAAGTGCGTTTAATTTATGATTCTGTCGGAAGTTTTTCCTTTAGAGGTAAAACAATAAAACGCTTTAAAGATATTGGGGTACAAGCTTACCCAATGATGCCCCTACGTTTTGGTAGCTTGCTCTTTACCTTAAATTATAGAAACCATAGAAAAATTTTGATTATCGATGGCTGTTTAGGATTTACGGGAGGCGTGAATATATCTGACAAGTACATAAAAAAAAGTTCTCCTCTTGGTATCTGGAAAGATTTACATGTACGATTAGAAGGCCCTGTGGTCAATAGCTTACACCGTATTTTCATCAAAGATTATCACTTTGCGAGCAGTAAAGAGATGCTTATCCATGAAAAGTACTTGCCTAATCTTAAACCTATTGGGGAAAGCACGGTACAAATAGTGGCTAGTGGACCAGATTCTAGACAACCTGCTGTGATGCAGCAGTATATTTCTATGATTAATAGTGCTACCACATCAGTCTATATTGCCAATCCCTATTTTATTCCAGGCACTACCGTATTACAAGCCATAAAAATAGCGGCCCTCAGTGGTATTCAAGTAAGTTTATTGATTCCTAATAAATCAGATTCATTAATGGCAAAGTACTCTATGTTCTCCAGGTTCGAAGAGCTTCTTGCAATTGGCGTAAACATTTATTTACGAGAAGACTTCTCGCACAGTAAAGTTATACTGATTGATAATGAAGTGGCGTCTGTGGGATCTGGAAATTTTGACTACCGAAGCTTTGAGCATAATTTTGAAGCCAACGCCGTTATATATGATAAAAAGATCACTGAGACTATTTGTAAAGAATTTACGGAATACTGTGAAATTAATAAAAGCTTAGATTACGAAACCTTTAAAAACCGCCCGCTTTACCAGCGTTTTATAGAAGGAATTGCTAAATTTTTTAGTCCACTACTCTAA
- a CDS encoding GH3 auxin-responsive promoter family protein: MAILGAVIKGIIDLKDILTSESNPIEEQEQVLKDLLDKAKDTAFGVHYKFDELLASEHTSKQFSETIPFFDYNKMNVEWWHKLHEGGENITWPGKPDYYALSSGTTGKSSKKIPVTDDMIAAIKSTGIDQVSALANFDLPAEFFEKGILMLGSSTDLTEKDTHLEGEISGISASNIPFWFRDYYKPGEEIAQIEDWDERVQKISDNAENWDIGALSGIPSWIELMLEKVIADHNLKNIHEIWPNLQVYTSGGVAFGPYEKSFMALMGKPITVIDTYLASEGFVAFQSRPETDAMKLATNNGIYFEFVPFKPEYINQDGSLTSDAPTLRLSEVEKEQDYALIISTVSGTWRYLIGDTIEFTDVARAEIKITGRTKFFLNTVGSQLSVNKLDDAVNHIEEVFNVKIPEYTLCAKRFEDDFYHSWYLGCESNLVTEEVVAALDEHLKEANKNYRVARSKALKGVKVNVVSPSVFHEWSGANKKKGGQVKMERVMNEEKFKTWEEFVAKQ, translated from the coding sequence ATGGCAATTTTAGGAGCAGTAATAAAAGGGATTATAGATTTAAAAGATATACTAACATCAGAGTCTAACCCAATAGAAGAGCAAGAACAAGTATTGAAAGATTTGCTTGATAAAGCAAAGGATACAGCGTTCGGAGTTCATTATAAATTTGATGAACTTTTAGCCTCTGAACATACGTCTAAGCAGTTTTCAGAAACTATTCCGTTCTTTGACTATAACAAAATGAATGTAGAATGGTGGCATAAACTTCATGAAGGCGGGGAAAATATTACTTGGCCAGGAAAGCCAGATTATTATGCGTTAAGTTCTGGTACTACGGGAAAATCTAGCAAAAAAATACCGGTAACAGACGATATGATTGCTGCTATAAAAAGTACGGGTATTGATCAAGTATCTGCGCTAGCAAATTTTGATTTGCCGGCAGAATTTTTTGAAAAAGGAATTTTAATGTTGGGGAGTTCCACAGATTTAACCGAAAAAGACACGCATCTAGAAGGAGAAATAAGTGGGATAAGTGCAAGTAATATTCCGTTTTGGTTTAGAGATTATTATAAACCAGGGGAAGAAATTGCACAAATAGAGGATTGGGATGAACGTGTTCAAAAAATTTCTGATAATGCTGAAAATTGGGATATTGGTGCTTTAAGCGGTATACCTTCTTGGATAGAATTAATGTTAGAAAAAGTGATTGCCGATCATAATTTAAAAAACATACATGAAATTTGGCCAAATTTGCAAGTGTATACTTCGGGCGGGGTAGCTTTCGGGCCTTATGAAAAAAGTTTTATGGCTTTAATGGGAAAGCCTATTACGGTTATAGATACTTATTTAGCATCAGAGGGTTTTGTAGCTTTCCAATCTAGGCCAGAAACCGATGCTATGAAATTAGCAACGAATAATGGTATCTATTTTGAGTTTGTGCCCTTTAAACCAGAATACATTAATCAAGACGGTTCCTTGACCAGTGATGCTCCTACCTTAAGACTGTCGGAAGTAGAGAAAGAGCAGGACTATGCCTTAATCATAAGTACTGTTTCAGGAACGTGGCGTTATCTTATTGGAGATACCATTGAATTTACGGATGTAGCGCGTGCAGAAATTAAAATTACGGGAAGAACCAAATTCTTTTTAAATACTGTCGGTTCTCAGTTGTCCGTAAATAAATTAGACGATGCTGTTAATCATATAGAGGAAGTATTTAATGTAAAAATACCTGAATATACTTTGTGTGCTAAACGTTTTGAGGACGATTTTTACCATAGTTGGTATCTGGGTTGTGAGAGCAATTTAGTTACCGAAGAGGTCGTAGCTGCTTTAGATGAACATTTAAAAGAAGCGAATAAGAACTATAGAGTGGCTCGTTCTAAGGCGTTAAAAGGAGTAAAAGTGAATGTGGTGTCTCCTTCTGTTTTTCATGAATGGAGTGGAGCCAATAAGAAGAAAGGTGGGCAAGTAAAAATGGAACGGGTAATGAATGAAGAGAAGTTTAAAACTTGGGAAGAATTTGTCGCAAAACAGTAG
- a CDS encoding type 1 glutamine amidotransferase domain-containing protein has protein sequence MKLQNKKVAILATDGFEKSELFEPLNALKNEGASVDIISIKEGEIKSWEDKNWGEAIAVTKLVKDAKEEDYNALVLPGGVANPDTLRTDENSLEFIRSFFKNHKPVAAICHAPWLLISAGVIENREVTSFKSIKDDVLNAGATWMDKQVVVDSGLVTSRNPDDLPAFISKVIEEIGEGKHDKQVANA, from the coding sequence ATGAAACTACAAAACAAAAAAGTGGCTATTCTAGCTACAGACGGATTTGAAAAATCTGAATTATTTGAGCCCCTAAATGCCTTAAAGAATGAAGGAGCATCTGTCGATATAATTTCAATCAAAGAAGGTGAAATAAAAAGTTGGGAAGATAAAAACTGGGGAGAAGCCATTGCAGTTACCAAACTTGTAAAAGATGCTAAAGAAGAAGATTACAATGCTTTAGTATTGCCAGGTGGTGTCGCTAATCCAGATACCTTAAGAACAGATGAAAATTCTTTAGAATTTATCAGAAGTTTTTTTAAGAATCACAAACCAGTAGCAGCTATTTGCCATGCTCCTTGGTTGTTAATCAGCGCAGGAGTTATAGAAAATAGGGAGGTCACTTCTTTTAAAAGTATTAAAGATGATGTTTTAAATGCAGGGGCAACTTGGATGGATAAACAGGTGGTGGTAGATAGCGGACTTGTAACCAGTAGAAATCCAGACGACTTACCAGCTTTTATCAGCAAAGTAATTGAAGAAATTGGAGAAGGCAAGCATGATAAGCAGGTTGCTAATGCTTAG